TGCACTGTAGAGAGACCAGCTTAGTTTTACAAGTATCCCCCACCCTTCCTTATCTCTGGTATCACCAGTATCTCTAGAACTGCTGTGTACATTTCCATTGTTCAGCATGGGGAAGATTAGCCTTAATTGGAAATTAGCTTTGTCACAGTGACCGCATTTGGAAGTCAGTCAAATTTTTGAATAGGTCTggcttgtaatttttttaattcccaGTATTAGAGTGAACACATTTAACTAACGTCACATTTAGGCTGTATTCCATTGTGTTAAGATTTAATTTTAACTCTGAGGAAAATGGATGGTGGAGTCACAGTGTTGAGAACTTGTGACAAGATGGCTGCTGTAATGCTAAACTAATATGTGTCCTAATTTTCTTTAAACTCCTAAAATAATTCagactaattaaaaaaaataaattattcatttgGTATTTAATGAAAAAGACACTTCTGGAAGGACACTGGAGTCCTGCATCAAGCATAAAAAGGAACTTATGCATGTGTATATATTTAATTGGTGTAACAGTCCCTATGCTCCACTGTGATGGCAACACTAAGAGGAAAGTTCCTTGTGGTCCTGATGTTCCTGGAGTTTATAGTTGACTTCTGACAGTGAAGGGAGAGAAACCTGCCAGTACACTGACTGTCACAGGAGGTTCTTTACTGTAACCATTTACTTACATGGGAAGCAATTTTGACAATCTAGACTGTCTCCATTCAGTGGCTGAAGGGatagtttggtttggtttgatttggtgCTTTTTAAGTGGATTTAGCGCTTTTCACTGAGAACTCCAGGGATAACATATTTGACAAAACAAAGTCTTTCCAGACTTCTGTGTAAACGTATATTTCTATTCTTGACTGAGAAAGCTCTAATAAAAGTGACAGACCTGGTAGGTGCTGCCACTTGAATATAGAAACCAGGCTTTCATTTGGTCCATGAAACTCCCTGCCAGGAGTGCTGCACCAGCAGTGGGGCTGCTGGGTGTGGGTGTGCTTTGGGCTTGTGTGCCGCTGACTACTGGCTTAAATTACTCTTCTAAGTAAGTTAAATTGAcatgttttgtttggtttttaagtGTTAGTTGTGTAAAGAGCTTGGATAATATTGTTGTGTGACCAAATAACTCTCCCTAGAGACAAAAATATTGACATGGCAAAACCACGTTTAAAGAATGActgtctgtccctccctcccGTTTGAACATAAGTTGATGTCAAAGTCAATGAAATGTAAATCTGCTCCAGTGCTGCTTAGCAATTATATAACTTACAGCCTGCATCAATCTGCCAGTTGCAgcaaggtgaaggaaaagatTTGTAAGAAATATTCTGTAGGCTTCAGATTTATAATAACAGGGGTTAAAGGAAACTGGTGTTACTGTTGTTTATGTTTGTTTCCTTAACAAATTACCCACGTACTATCATAAAATGGgctttttcttctaatttcagttcataatttttttctgctgtttcagtGTTGCACCAGAGTTGCTGCAGTTAGCTCAAGCAACAGGTGGTTTTATGGTAACTGACTGCATTGGTGGTTACATGTGAATTTGAGAAATGGAAATATGTATAAATTACCATTTGCAGAATTTGGGGGTTTGAAGTATTTTCTTTGCCAAAAATAAACCACACTTGATTGTCTAGATATTGATTGAATCTTCTTGTCCTAATTTGATACATTTTCATTCACAAAACTTCTTAAGTTTAATAAAAGTTGCTGTTCCATTTCACAGCAGAAAAGCTAAAAGTTTTTAGTATTTCTAGAATCTAGGTGCATCTTAGTAAAATTGGTAATTGGTAATTAAAAACATTACCAGAAACAGACTTATAGCATAGCATAGCTTTGATGTAGAAATTCTGTAGATAGAAAAATTGTCTTTGAGAGAttcaaaaataataacaatattttgacattcattcattcattccaGTAATTGTTGCCAGTCCTTGTGTTTGGTGACAGATACCTGTACTCGGTTTTCTGAAGTTAGTAATGAAATACTGCTGACTGCTAACTCTTTGGACtagttgtgtgtgtgtggggtgcACCCACAGGTGCAGTGGGAGTCACCTAACCTGCTCTATTCCTTGTGCCCCCTCAGCTGCTGGGCTACAGCGAGAAGCCGGTGAACCTGCAGATGTTCATTGGCACGGCCGACGATCGCTACCTGCGGCCCCACGCCTTCTACCAGGTGCACCGCATCACCGGCAAGACCGTGGCCACTGCCAGCCAGGAGATCATCATTGCCAGCACCAAAGTGTTGGAAATTCCACTTCTTCCTGAGAATAATATGTCAGCCAGGTACTTCACAGCATGAGTCAGCCGTTTTGTTGCTATgtgtagtttttattttctttgtttgcgCAAAGGTAAAAGAAAAGTCCTGTAAAATCAGCGTATTTTCCACAAATCTGGCTCATGATGAAGTGACACATCTCTTATAGCAAGCCAGTGTGAGAACAGTCAGAAGTAAAggagcagagaggcagggaagCTCTCGTACAAATGTGTTATATGACCGAGGTTGTGTGTCTCATATGAATAATTGACCACTGTGTGGAATAGCAGCTGGGATTTGATGGGTACACTTTGTCGTTCTCTAGTCCTTTCTAAACTAGAACTAAATAGTGGTCTCTTGCTCCTTGTAAATGACATTTACTATGTTAAATAACTCACTTTGGAGGTTAAACAATGTGCAATAACAAATAATCTTTTAAACGttcaaaaaagcagcagctggacattTACAAGACAAACCATTTCACCAGTACTTGCTGCTGTTTCCACACTAAGCGTTCTTTCAATcacagacatttaaaataatcCTTAAAATACCATaatggggggaaaaatagaACAGCTTCATTCTTTaacaaaagaaaggcttacagAGTGAACTTTGGCAGtagtttgatttattttttccatttctcttgtGATCCATCTGTCCATCCTTTCCCATCTCCAGTATCGATTGTGCCGGTATTTTGAAGCTGCGCAATTCAGACATAGAGCTCCGGAAAGGAGAGACAGATATTGGGAGGAAGAACACCAGAGTGCGCCTCGTGTTCCGTGtgcacatcccacagcccagtGGAAAAGTCTTATCTCTGCAGACTGCTTCCATTCCCGTTGAATGCTGTAAGATTGCTCTAACTGTACATCTTCTATACTCATGGTTTCTGCATGTGTCAGGAGTAGTGTCACTCTGACAATATTTATTGCCAGAATTATGTACAGCAATTGTGTAAAAAGCATTGTGTGTAAAGCACTCAATTACCAAGTTAATGTATCTTTAAGTAAAGATGGTACTTGCCAACAGCTTGGAGGTTTAGAGGAAAAACAAGGGTTTGGGCTTTAGCAACTTCAGTAGTGCCTGTGTatgagcagaggcagctgatACATCTCAGTGAAAATACTCATTCTAAAGCTGATACCATTTCCTTGATAAGAGTCTTTAGCATGACTTTCCCTATACAGTAATATCTAGTGGACAGCTGAACTTCTAGAGAGTTGATTTGTTAAATGTTGGCACTAAGGAGTCAAGGAATAACCTTAATCTGAGTTTCCGCATGAATTTATTTTATCTAGAAACCACTACAGTAATTTTTAATCCAGTACTTACTCCTAAActaaaaattgaattttctgtAACGGTAGAGACTGTTGGCATTCATGtcttcttggtgtttcttttctgtaattacgtaatttcaaaataattttaaaagcaaagataAATCATAGACAAATATGATTTGTGTATGTAAACAGATGGTAATTTTAGTTTCATCCCTGATTCTTCAAGTTAGACTCATAAAATAAATGTCATTATGATTAAAattgtaaataataattattccCTTAATATTTCTAAAGCTCAACGATCTGCGCAAGAACTTCCTCAGATTGAGAAGTACAGCATCAACAGCTGCTCAGTAAATGGAGGCCATGAAATGGTGGTGACAGGATCCAATTTTCTTCCCGAAtccaaaattatattttttgaaaaaggaCAAGGTAAATACTGtcttgctgggtttttttttttcaaaccaaGCTCAGTATCCGAGcttaattttaagaaataaggATGTTTTAAGAGTAGTAATTGGAAAGTTCATTTGGGCACTGATCTGTGTGCTGGTTGGCAGTTATTAATGAAGTAGTCCTTCTGATTCAGGAAGACAGAGGGTAACTAACTTGGAATGTGTGTATTTGAAAGATGCTGTACAGATCATACCATGTATTTGCTCCTTCttacaaaaaaatgaaaaagtgaaaatggGATCTAATTGAAATGTAGTATTTAGCATTGATGCCATGTTACATCTGATTTAATCAATGCATAGGAACTGACTCCCTAGCTAATGAAATAAATGCTAGctagaaaacaataaaacataaaatctgAACAGCTTAAATTATCATTCTGGTGACTCAAGTGTCTGATTTGAACTTTCAGGAAAACAGtagcaaaagaaattattaaaaccaaaaatttgCTAACCAAGTGCAATTTTTGTACATCTTATTATTTCTGTATATATGTAAATAAGAATGGTGTTGTTTTTATTAGCAAATACAAAATGTTATGTAATCATGTGTTCTGCCACACAAGCTGAACACCTttgggagaggcagagctgctgctctcccaggttCCCTGTAACAGCACCCAGTGCAGAGGGAGCCGAGTGCAGGGTGCAGGGTGTGGGCTATGCCAggtcagggcacagggaggctgcCCAGGTGATTGCCCCTCTGGCACGGGCACCTTGCCCAGCTGCGGGTCTGTGCGTTCAGGGCGGGGAGCCCCGGGCCGTGGCCTGGGTTATCTGCTGCTGACTCAGCCTCCAGTCATCAGCAGCTTGTTTGAATCAGCAcaagtggcagcagcagcagtttgagCACCCTTCAGGAAGGTTTCAGAAGGAgtggaaaacccttctgtgccctgcagaacccttctgtgccctgcccctgctcagagcccttctgtgcccttcccctgctcagagcccttctgtgcccttcccctgctcagagcctccctgcagctcagctgcctgtgcaggaCCTGCACGCTGGGCTGCACTGCACagtcctgcacagcagcacctgcactgGCTGTACTGCTGGAACGCCTAAAGCATCTCTCTAGTCTGTTTACAGTGTGTGTCTGTCAGTTTAACAGCCTCTTTGTGACTGAAAATAAATCCTGTTTGATATTAagtatttaaatacttttaagATGAATTATTAAAGTgttaagaaaatgctttttgcttGAATTATTTGTAAATTTTTCTCAACAGATGGACGACCTCAATGGGAGGtagaagggaaaataattagGGAAAAGTGTCAAGGGGTgagaaacaatttttcttactttagaaagcttattttttttttaatgtgtaaatTGATATTTTCATTGTTGTTCTAAAATTTAGActtcatttattaaaataagtaGATCGCTGACTAATTCTGGCAGACAATTGGAGACTTCTGTGCCTTAGGAAGACTATAAAGTAGCCATTAAGAGGATGCTTTGAAGGAGCTGGAAATAGCATGCTTGTTgtgaaagcaatgaaaaaagaACTTGAAGATTAAAAAGCGGAAACTTAAGATAATTTTGCTAACCTGACAAATTACTTCCAGtgcattaaaatttttttaaaagctaatgattcaaaatgcagtattttaacTGCTAGAAGGTTTTCCTGTGCTCTGGCAGATAAGCAAAGCATCCTTTATATGATATGTCTGTTTAATTAAAGCATTATCTTCAGAGCACttgtgtttaaaagaaaataaaattctccaAATAAAAGTTTGCCTGTAGTACTGTTTCACTATGTAATGTGCATGAAGTTTgccaatttaaaaatattaggGTGCTTTAGTTTTACCATAAgtgtttcagtttttctgtaattaacagtttcatttgcttttaatgtgtaaaacttttttatttcaacTTTTCTATAGGCAAACATCATACTTGAAGTTCCTCCATACCATAACAAAGCCATCACAGCTGCAGTTCAGGTGCAGTTTTATCTCTGCAatggcaagaggaaaaaaagccaatcTCAACGTTTTACTTACACACCAGGtatcaaatgaaaaatacaaaagtgacattttattttgttttttaaagtggACATACAAAAACACTCCAGACAGTTTTGATCCTTTGATAGGAACATAGGATTAGCTTTGAACTGTTTGTAAAACAGTTACTAAAGCTTATCTaattaaaaagctgaaaaacagaGTAGTAAACTCGAGTACTGTGACTACAGCTCGTTATTTCTTCATTACACTTTCTACACAATAATTTTTGCATTCTAATTTTTTTGAGAATTATGATGAATCTTAGAAGCTGCTCTTTAAATAACTCTGGTAATGACATGGTGGATAGTGAGATCATAGAAGAACaaatttgtgcatttttttccactctcaaatgtcaaaaaagaaaaaaaataggtttaGATACAAGGAAGgtcaaattatttttcccccactcTGGATAGATTGCAGTTTACTGAGACAAATCAGCTTGTAACTTAGCCAGAAGTAAAACCAGgatatgttaactgcagatgtagtaAACAGCCTTTTCCTTCCTACTTGGTGTGAGGAAGAGCTTGCAGCAGATGTGCAGtgcctgctcctgtcctgcccctTGCTCTATTTCAGCTGTGTGCCCATTTGGAGCAGTCAGAATTCCCAAGGTGCCAGTGATGGTGGGGACCCTTTGGTGCTCCTTGGAGCACTTGAAGTCAGATATCTGAATGAGTCTTTAAAGATACAGATATTCATATAAACTTCTTAAAACTTCTGTATATGCTGACAAAGCCAACTTCCATTAGTtaacacaatttaaaataagCTGTGCTCACTTGTTGTGCTCTAAAATTACctactttttaaatttaggCAGTGTTACTGAGGTGTCTGGTATGCCAAGTACACATTAACTGTGTTATCAGATTTCTGTGGTATTTGTCAACTGTTCTTCAAGAATATCAGCTCTTAAGATAGTTACACATctatatttttgtttgaaatatctctatttaaattatttaaatggtGGAACAAAATAATGACAGTTACTACTTAAATAAGAAGCAAGCTGAATTGTAACTGCAGCTGTTACTACACAAGCACTTAAAACACTCTATATGTATTACAGTTCATTTGACTGTAATATTTAGTTAACTGTATTTTATAAAGTAGTAAATGAGCATTTGAGTGTTAGTATTTTTCTACTAGTACTTAAGATCAGTATCTTGTTGTGAGCCTACcagtagtttaaaaaaataaacctgttaCTGAAGGTGTGTCAGTTTGTAGCTCTTATAAGAACAGTTTGCTGCCATCACTGAAATTGGGGAATGAGCTTAAAGAGCTGCTGTAATAAAAACGTGGTGCACTACTCAGGCTGGGGTGTGTGTTGCCAAAGCTCAGCTGTCCTTGTGATCAGAGGCTAAGGAAGGCCTGAAGCCTGCTAAAAATTGCCTTCACCATTTCCTAGTGCATGATACTGAGCTCACATCTGCCCATTTTCGgtggagcccagcagcagctccccccCTCTGGTGACAAGAACGTCCTTTAGATGAACTGGACTTTCTCTGGCTGCTTTGCAAATGTCTTTAAAACCATCCATTGCATAGGAAGATGTGCTGGAAGGGGAGATGCGTGCCCTTGAATACCTGCTGGGAGAGTTGTTCTGGCTTTGCAGGGTTGGGGTAGCAGGCACAGAAACAAAGAAGgtgaaagcagagcagaagggaagcaaTAACACTAAACGTGCTGCTGTGGTTATTAAACAGCAGTCAGTGTGTATTTGTCACAGGGTACAGATGGGCTGGAATTGTAAAactgttttacttttttcagTTATAATGAAGCAAGAGCACAGAGACGAGGTGGATTTGTCAGCTGTTCCGTCCCTGGCCCTGCCGCACGCGGGCGGCGTCCAGGGCCTGCACTCCATGCGAGCCCAGCTGCCCTCCCCGGAGCAAGGGCACCCCCGTGACAATCTGCTGTCCACGTCACCCAGGAGCCTCGTGTGTCCCATGCAGCCGCCCTACACGGCCATGGTGACCTCGGCAGTGCCACACCTGCAACACATGCAGGGCAGAAACCTCAGTCCAAGCGAAGAGTGTCACGTTTTGCCTCCTGCCGTGGTTCAGTCTTTTCAGGTAACATCAGCACCTCCCGTGAGGCCTTCTTACCAGCCTATGCAGCCTAGTGATGTGTACAATGGACAGCCCGGCCTTCCCATGAACTCTGCCTCCGGCCCAGCATTCGATGCCATTTCATTTCCGCAGGACACGGCTGTACCTCATTTGATAAATCTCAGCTGCCAAGCTCTACCACCGGTGCAGTTCCATTCTTCAAACCCAGGTTCTGTGTCAGCATCAAGTCCAGCAGGGCACGCCCTGGCACACGCAGCTCATTCGGGACAGTCACCTGCTCAGCTGCCGTCCATGGGATTCCACTGCCCAGGCACCGGGCAgggctccctgccctctgccatgAGCCGCTCCCTCGGCCAGGCCTCTCCgcagctgcagcaggtcccGTTCCACTCTCCGAACCCAGCGGCCGCTTCTTCCCCGTCCCCGACAGCTTCGCACCCGCTGGGCCACTCGCCGCTGTCCGGCCCCTCTTCCCcgcagctgcagcctctgccttaCCAATCCCCCAGCTCAGGGCCCGCCCCGTCGCCGCCGCCCGGGGGCCGCTCGGGGCAGCCCTCGCCGCAGGCCGCCAGCCCCGCGCTCGGAGCCCTGGGCGCGGTGTCACCCCTGGGGCCCCACCCCGGCTGTGACTCGTCTCCCTTCGCGCCCGAGGGGGCAGCTGTGCACATCAAACCAGAGCCTGAAGACCGGGAATTGAATTTTCAAACCATAGGACTGCAAGACATCACACTAGATGACGGTAAGTGGATATAATATTGCATTTATGTTTTATGGGCATTAAACTACCAAGTGGGTGTGGGAGGGTTGTTCTGTTTAGAACACACTGCTCTTCAAAGAAGGAAATTTATATCATCAGTCATGGAGTCGTATTTTTGTGTCCAAAGcaacaaattatttaaaactaaTTATATCAACTGTTTGTAGATACACAAGTCAAGCATTTTAGTCTGATTTGCCCACAAACTTTGGTTTTGCCATAAAATAAGGCTTGAGGATCAACTCTTACACTTTGACACCTTGTAGTCAAGAAAGTCATTTGAAGTCTTTTCTGATTGTGTCACTGATACGTTTCAGTAAAACTCATAATACGATATCTAAGTTGCATAGATGGAGTTTGGACTCTTGTTTCTTGGAGTTGTCCCAGTTTTGAAGGGCAGGCTGGTGTTTTGATAATCTATCACATGCATTTTGGCACTGTCTTGGTCTCCTCACAGACATTCTGTAGATACTGTCATCATTCAGCACCTCTGCTCACAGTGGCTGTTTGCTTTCTCCACTCTGACTACCTTTTTGAGAAGTTCACTTGTTTAACATAAACAGAACAAGGACATTATAATGCTAAAGGCCAGACTATAAAGGACTGTATTGTAAATATTTggacaattttaaaaatttagttATTAATTAAATAGTTATTTTCCAAtcaagtgaaaaaagaaaaatatcagatCCTAAACATCAGACTATTTGAGGTGTAGATGCAAAGCAACTTAAAGAATATGTCATGCTAATAAAGTCTGGAAGAACAGAAGGCCTGGCCTTAAAAGTTGTGCaaaatgtgtttggttttgatgAAGGGAATCATGCCAGTGTCTCTTTTCTAAAGTAGTCATAAATGTTgtggtttagggtttttttaaccatcCCTGGTAATTACTTAATTGCATCAGGAGTAGAATAAAGACTTAAGTGTAGGCCATCTGTTAAGTGTCTGTGTCAGTCCCAACTCCCTGCATAAATTGAGCTTTGCTATTGTTACCTCCAGACCGTAGTAATAAAATTTAGTAAGAAATGCCTTTAAAGACATGGCACAGTAGGAGGAAAACGAGAGAAACCAGTCTAGTTGAGCTTTCAGTTCAATAGCCACCTTAATTAAACAAAGCTCTCTTTTTAGAAACAGTGTTTATCAATCAACTTAAGTTTATttagaaaggaaggaagagacTGATTCTGTCAAGGACTTGCTGAGGGGAGAAAAGCAAGGCTTTATGAAACAGCATGCAgcaaaaaaatagcattttgtaCTTCTGTATAGAGGAACAAGAGGGAAATCTAATGTTTCAAGAAGTGTCAGGTTAGAACCTACCTTTTTCTCATCCTTCTTCTCTCCACACCCacaaaaaaaagtagaaagaaatCAAATATAACTGAATACTGTGGTTAGACTGTTCACAAAGTAAGCAGAAGTGTTTAGCACTTATGAATATCTTGGCAGTTTGTTTATAATtgttcagaaattaaaatggatGCACAgtaaaaaagtttttttctttatgtcacAAATATTTGTTGCTTTTTGATACTATTTCCTTTGCTTAGCACTGAAAGCACTGCCTTGTTCTGTGCTGACAAAGCCGTGGAATCACAGGAGAAGCTGTTGGAGCCCCACTGGAAGCGTGGCCACTTGCTGATGGTTCAGAGTGCAATGAACATGGGAGTCAAATGGCCACAGCTtaattaacttctttttttaagtgATTGTTGTAGAAAATTCAAGTTCTGATAACTGCTGATTAAACATACTTCATGTATGGAGAACTGAGCATGGATTTAAGTGCTGAGCTTGCCcttggcagcagccctgggtttGTGAGCAGCGCCTTTCCCTTCCACCGTGCGATGATTTCCTGGGGTTGGCTTTGGGGCTTGTTTGCCTTTCCAATCTGCAAATACAAATCAGATGTTGAGCATGAAACCTGCTGTTCCCAAAGTCTggaagggcacagggacaagaAGCAAAACTGCTCAGTTCTCTCAATGTGAGTGAATACTTCCTCTGCTTAATCagctttaaggaaaaaaaaaaccccatgtttAGACAAGAACACTTTTTTCAATAATTTATCTGACATATTActctggtttaaaaaacaattctaaaatttctttttcttgtataaTTGAATTTTAGTTTCTGTACAAATAGTGCCAAGCACAAATAGCAAATAGGCTATTCTACAATAATGTTAtaacaattaaagaaaaaaatccaaacataaTTACATACATAAAATGAGTGTTGTTACAATATGTTCTCCCAACTAATACATCAAACCTGAAAGCTCTACTTAGTTGGCAAATAGGTTTTTGAAGGTTACCAATTAAGGCAAATAAACCTCTCAAAATAAAACACTAAGGCAAAGCCAGTTGAAAATTCTTTAAATCATGTCTGGCTTACCGGccttaaatatttaaatcagtattcttaaaataaaaaactctGAGAGCATAAAtcatcttctttcttttaagTAATGTATActgtttcaaaattaaaatagtaTCTATTTCTttgccaagaaaataaaatatttcaagaaatattttacaaaatttcAGTGTAGTATGGAAGTGCTACCCCATGataaataaatcacagaattactgTGTATCTTGACAGAATTGGATTTAAAATTCTTAAAGACAAAATCccaattaaaaaacccacaaaactgaGAAATCCCCACCTCCAGATGTGACTGTGTGCATATTAGTTACATAAATTCATTTAAGTAAGACCCCTAGAAATGACTCTTACTGCCTCTTCAACCAACATTCAGGTGTTTTCTTAAAACCACACCAAAACCCCTTCCCAGTCACTGCCTAATAGAGAGCTACAAAGCTGCTCCATCCATCTGTGCTCAAGTCAAGAGCATCTGGATTAGTCTTGATCCAGCATCTCCTGGAAAGTGGAACACATTTGCAGCTTCCCTGCAAAGTCCAAGGTGTTTGCCAGTGACCAGGTGGAGAACCTTTTGAAATGTTGCTGTGTTCCTTTGCCCTTTCCCTGGCTCTGTTCACTCTGTGGTTGAACACAGGTTACACAATGGAAGGACAGATCCTGCCCATGTGTCTGGCAAAggactttcctttccttcctttccttcctgcttctttcctttctccccccCATACTGAACTTTGTGTGACTCTTCATTGTCTTGTTTTTCAGGAGGACCTTGTTGATATCCTTAGACTTTTCTAATGTCCACCTTGAATTtacttttatgttttgtttccCCTCTTCCTATCCTTGCATCCTACAGGGAAACCTAATTCACTTGAAACAAGGGATCAAAATGCATGAGGTCACATAGATACAAAATTCAAATTACagtataaaaaatatttgaaacataACACAATTTCAAAGTAGTATTGTGTGATACTACTTCAAAGGCATTCTGAAAAGTTCTCTTTTCTGCTTAGGTTTTGCAGTTGTGAGGTTGCACAAACTCAGAAACTTTTGGGCTGGAACTAAGTAAAAACAGCTCCATGCACTTTTATTTGTCCCCTCTACCTTTTCTGTCTCTCAGTGTGTTGGACCTTTTTTCCCTCAGCATCTCTCAGCAAGTCAGCCCTCTGGCCAACACCTCAGGGTAACATTTCCCTGGACAGACAGTGGAGTTTTAGGGCTGCAAACAGATACAAACAAGGCAGCTGAAGTGACAGGAAACAGGCAGCTGGTCGTGTCTGGCCTTTCCCATATCCATCATCCATACTGCTGCACAGCCATCTAATAAAGTTTCTTCCCCACTTCAAAGAAAAGCAACCCAAAGTTAGACTCAGTCTGGTTATATGATGAGGCTTAATTAATCTACCccctctgtttttaaaaagtgctcCTAATGTAATGGTTTACCTATTCCCACTGTCAGGTTTTAGGTTTAAAACTGTTCCAGTACTGTCGATCTCA
This portion of the Ammospiza nelsoni isolate bAmmNel1 chromosome 13, bAmmNel1.pri, whole genome shotgun sequence genome encodes:
- the NFATC3 gene encoding nuclear factor of activated T-cells, cytoplasmic 3 isoform X2, whose product is MTTANCGATDEFDFRLIFGEDGQPGPGPPLGPADLESDDCASIYIFNVEQPSSSVNQPICIPRHGLQSHSSPTRFQSHKNYEGTCEVPESKYSPLGGPKPFECPSIQITSISPNCHQGIEASEDELHTNGTENEYMERPSRDHLYLPLEPSYRESSLSPSPASSISSRSWFSDASSCESISHVYDDVDSELNEAAARFTLGSPLASPGGSPRGPSDESWQQPYGFGHALSPRQSPCHSPRTSITDENWLSPRPTSRPSSRPTSPCGKRRHSSAEICYAGSLSPHHSPTPSPGHSPRGSITEDTWLNTSIHNVQGLNSGLSPFQCCTETDIPLKTRKTSEDQTATLSGKIDICPEEQGNLSSSLETAVDDCSGSQHTLKKDLPGDQFLSVPSHFTWNKPKPGHTPIFRTSSLPPLDWPLPSHYGQCELKIEVQPKTHHRAHYETEGSRGAVKASTGGHPVVKLLGYSEKPVNLQMFIGTADDRYLRPHAFYQVHRITGKTVATASQEIIIASTKVLEIPLLPENNMSASIDCAGILKLRNSDIELRKGETDIGRKNTRVRLVFRVHIPQPSGKVLSLQTASIPVECSQRSAQELPQIEKYSINSCSVNGGHEMVVTGSNFLPESKIIFFEKGQDGRPQWEVEGKIIREKCQGANIILEVPPYHNKAITAAVQVQFYLCNGKRKKSQSQRFTYTPVIMKQEHRDEVDLSAVPSLALPHAGGVQGLHSMRAQLPSPEQGHPRDNLLSTSPRSLVCPMQPPYTAMVTSAVPHLQHMQGRNLSPSEECHVLPPAVVQSFQVTSAPPVRPSYQPMQPSDVYNGQPGLPMNSASGPAFDAISFPQDTAVPHLINLSCQALPPVQFHSSNPGSVSASSPAGHALAHAAHSGQSPAQLPSMGFHCPGTGQGSLPSAMSRSLGQASPQLQQVPFHSPNPAAASSPSPTASHPLGHSPLSGPSSPQLQPLPYQSPSSGPAPSPPPGGRSGQPSPQAASPALGALGAVSPLGPHPGCDSSPFAPEGAAVHIKPEPEDRELNFQTIGLQDITLDDVNEIIGRDMSQISVSHGTPVASQPAHPCPGSLETRISDGIQ
- the NFATC3 gene encoding nuclear factor of activated T-cells, cytoplasmic 3 isoform X1, which translates into the protein MTTANCGATDEFDFRLIFGEDGQPGPGPPLGPADLESDDCASIYIFNVEQPSSSVNQPICIPRHGLQSHSSPTRFQSHKNYEGTCEVPESKYSPLGGPKPFECPSIQITSISPNCHQGIEASEDELHTNGTENEYMERPSRDHLYLPLEPSYRESSLSPSPASSISSRSWFSDASSCESISHVYDDVDSELNEAAARFTLGSPLASPGGSPRGPSDESWQQPYGFGHALSPRQSPCHSPRTSITDENWLSPRPTSRPSSRPTSPCGKRRHSSAEICYAGSLSPHHSPTPSPGHSPRGSITEDTWLNTSIHNVQGLNSGLSPFQCCTETDIPLKTRKTSEDQTATLSGKIDICPEEQGNLSSSLETAVDDCSGSQHTLKKDLPGDQFLSVPSHFTWNKPKPGHTPIFRTSSLPPLDWPLPSHYGQCELKIEVQPKTHHRAHYETEGSRGAVKASTGGHPVVKLLGYSEKPVNLQMFIGTADDRYLRPHAFYQVHRITGKTVATASQEIIIASTKVLEIPLLPENNMSASIDCAGILKLRNSDIELRKGETDIGRKNTRVRLVFRVHIPQPSGKVLSLQTASIPVECSQRSAQELPQIEKYSINSCSVNGGHEMVVTGSNFLPESKIIFFEKGQDGRPQWEVEGKIIREKCQGANIILEVPPYHNKAITAAVQVQFYLCNGKRKKSQSQRFTYTPVIMKQEHRDEVDLSAVPSLALPHAGGVQGLHSMRAQLPSPEQGHPRDNLLSTSPRSLVCPMQPPYTAMVTSAVPHLQHMQGRNLSPSEECHVLPPAVVQSFQVTSAPPVRPSYQPMQPSDVYNGQPGLPMNSASGPAFDAISFPQDTAVPHLINLSCQALPPVQFHSSNPGSVSASSPAGHALAHAAHSGQSPAQLPSMGFHCPGTGQGSLPSAMSRSLGQASPQLQQVPFHSPNPAAASSPSPTASHPLGHSPLSGPSSPQLQPLPYQSPSSGPAPSPPPGGRSGQPSPQAASPALGALGAVSPLGPHPGCDSSPFAPEGAAVHIKPEPEDRELNFQTIGLQDITLDDDSFISDLEYQPSGSTEKWTQHSALMSNSFVENLEVNEIIGRDMSQISVSHGTPVASQPAHPCPGSLETRISDGIQ